A single region of the Arthrobacter sp. zg-Y820 genome encodes:
- a CDS encoding 3-oxoacid CoA-transferase subunit B, protein MSNRIEDTQAVTAHSARLDKNQLAELVARDIAPGSFVNLGIGQPTLVSNYLLPEQNVTLHTENGMLGMGPEARGDEVDGDLINAGKIPVTELPGAAYFHHADSFAIMRGGHLDVCVLGAFQVSASGDLANWHTGAPDAIPAVGGAMDLATGAKDVYVMMSLFTREGVSKLVSECTYPLTGVGCVTRVYTGEAVFLLEDDGVHVRETHGVSFEELAAGMDIPLIRDPGVE, encoded by the coding sequence ATGAGCAACCGCATCGAAGACACACAGGCCGTAACCGCCCACAGCGCCCGCCTGGACAAGAACCAGCTCGCCGAACTGGTGGCCCGGGACATCGCGCCCGGTTCGTTCGTGAACCTGGGCATCGGCCAGCCCACCCTGGTGTCGAACTACCTCCTGCCGGAGCAGAACGTTACCCTGCACACCGAAAACGGGATGCTGGGGATGGGTCCGGAGGCCCGCGGGGACGAGGTTGACGGTGACCTCATCAATGCCGGCAAGATTCCCGTCACCGAGCTGCCCGGAGCTGCCTACTTCCATCACGCCGATTCCTTCGCCATCATGCGCGGCGGACACCTCGACGTGTGCGTCCTGGGAGCCTTTCAGGTCTCGGCCTCCGGGGACCTGGCCAACTGGCACACCGGTGCGCCCGACGCCATCCCCGCCGTCGGCGGAGCCATGGACCTGGCCACCGGTGCCAAGGACGTGTACGTCATGATGTCCCTGTTCACGCGGGAGGGCGTCAGCAAGCTGGTTTCGGAATGCACCTATCCGCTGACCGGCGTCGGTTGCGTAACCCGCGTCTACACTGGTGAGGCGGTCTTCCTGCTTGAGGACGACGGCGTGCATGTGCGGGAAACCCACGGCGTCAGCTTCGAGGAGCTTGCGGCCGGCATGGACATTCCGCTGATCCGTGATCCGGGCGTCGAATAG
- a CDS encoding IclR family transcriptional regulator C-terminal domain-containing protein, producing MTETPAPTGQYVQSLARGLSVIRAFDAEHVRMTLSEVSRRTGLTRATARRFLLTLEELGYVRTDGRNFELTALVLALGYSYLSGQTLPQLAQPLLEDLSRKVSESTSASILDGEEIVYVARIHTRRLMRVGIAVGTRFPAYATSMGRVLLAGLSEPALEKYLAEVRLEPFTDRTVTDPGALGDEVRRVREAGWAVVDQELESGLRSVAVPVRGAGGEVVAAINTSMQATLGAGEGTLEEAVASVLPALQEASEKITAALAARGWA from the coding sequence ATGACCGAGACTCCGGCCCCCACCGGCCAGTATGTGCAGTCGCTGGCCCGCGGGCTCAGCGTCATCCGGGCCTTCGACGCCGAACACGTCCGGATGACCCTGAGCGAGGTCTCACGCCGCACCGGACTGACCCGCGCCACGGCCCGCCGGTTTCTGCTGACGCTCGAGGAACTCGGCTACGTGCGCACCGATGGACGGAACTTCGAGCTCACCGCCCTGGTGCTGGCCCTGGGTTACTCCTACCTCTCAGGCCAGACCCTGCCGCAGCTGGCCCAGCCGCTGCTCGAGGATCTCTCCCGCAAGGTCTCCGAGTCGACCTCGGCGTCCATCCTGGACGGTGAGGAGATCGTCTATGTGGCCCGCATCCACACCCGCCGCCTGATGCGGGTGGGCATCGCCGTCGGCACCCGGTTCCCGGCCTATGCCACGTCCATGGGCCGTGTCCTGCTGGCGGGTCTTTCGGAACCGGCACTCGAGAAGTACCTGGCCGAGGTGCGGCTGGAACCGTTCACGGACCGTACTGTCACGGACCCCGGAGCCCTTGGGGACGAGGTGCGCCGGGTTCGGGAAGCCGGGTGGGCCGTGGTTGACCAGGAACTGGAATCCGGGCTGCGGTCCGTTGCCGTTCCGGTCCGCGGAGCCGGGGGAGAGGTGGTGGCCGCAATCAACACCTCCATGCAGGCAACCCTGGGCGCCGGGGAAGGTACGCTGGAAGAAGCTGTTGCGTCAGTGCTGCCGGCCCTCCAAGAGGCCTCGGAGAAGATTACCGCCGCACTTGCCGCCCGCGGCTGGGCCTGA
- the rpsG gene encoding 30S ribosomal protein S7, with the protein MPRKGPAPKRPLVLDPVYGSPLVTQLINKVLVDGKKSTAERIVYGALAGAQEKTGGDPVAALKKAMDNIKPSLEVKSRRVGGATYQVPVEVKPGRATALALRWLVGYSKARREKTMTERLRNEILDASNGLGAAVKRREDTHKMAESNKAFAHYRW; encoded by the coding sequence ATGCCCCGCAAGGGTCCGGCCCCCAAGCGGCCGCTAGTACTGGATCCCGTTTACGGCTCCCCTCTGGTCACTCAGCTGATCAACAAGGTTCTCGTTGACGGCAAGAAGTCCACCGCAGAGCGCATCGTTTACGGTGCACTTGCAGGCGCTCAGGAGAAGACCGGGGGAGACCCCGTTGCAGCCCTGAAGAAGGCCATGGACAACATCAAGCCGAGCCTTGAGGTCAAGTCCCGCCGCGTCGGCGGTGCCACCTACCAGGTTCCCGTCGAGGTCAAGCCGGGCCGTGCAACTGCACTGGCACTGCGCTGGCTGGTTGGCTACTCCAAGGCCCGCCGCGAGAAGACCATGACCGAGCGTCTGCGCAACGAGATCCTGGATGCGTCCAACGGTCTCGGTGCTGCAGTGAAGCGCCGCGAAGACACCCACAAGATGGCTGAATCCAACAAGGCCTTCGCTCACTACCGCTGGTAA
- a CDS encoding lyase family protein — translation MNGTHGDDRGHGDSADYGLLSPAWAGTRGAALTGDRQLLQAMLDVELAWLHVLADAGIVPASVPGAVAPACRADLYDPAALAARSAGGGNPVIPLLADLRARVRKEDPAAAAAVHLAATSQDILDTALMVMAARSLQVIREDAGRTMSALAALAVEHRGTLCVARTLTQHSLPSTFGLRAAQWLHGFGSAAAALDTAAAGLPLQWGGASGTLAALRTAVDGSSSAAAPLELSDALAARLGLAAPVAPWQGNRLPVTGLGAALQDLLSAAGKIANDVLLMSRPEIGEVSEPRAAGRGGSSAMPQKQNPVLSVLVRSAALAGPGYGVQLQAAAGTADDERPSGSWHVEWQALRSLLRLAAGAAEKLAELAEGLDVHPEALQRNLSAAGPLVVSERLMATIAPLLEETGRPGSGKARLQELVSASLAGGESLAGLLRGAVPVQVLSDAELSAQLEPANYLGESDALIDRIVSAYPGRSSL, via the coding sequence ATGAACGGCACGCACGGCGACGATAGAGGCCACGGCGACAGCGCAGACTACGGACTGCTGTCGCCGGCGTGGGCCGGCACCCGGGGCGCCGCGCTGACCGGCGACCGCCAGCTGCTGCAGGCGATGCTCGACGTCGAACTGGCCTGGCTGCACGTCCTGGCCGACGCGGGGATCGTGCCGGCGTCGGTGCCCGGCGCCGTCGCTCCGGCCTGCCGTGCGGACCTGTACGACCCGGCAGCCCTTGCCGCACGGTCCGCCGGGGGCGGCAATCCGGTGATTCCGCTCTTGGCCGACCTGCGCGCCCGGGTCCGGAAGGAAGACCCCGCAGCGGCTGCCGCCGTGCACCTGGCCGCCACCAGCCAGGACATCCTGGACACCGCCCTGATGGTTATGGCGGCACGCTCGCTGCAGGTCATCCGCGAGGACGCCGGCCGGACCATGTCGGCGCTGGCGGCCCTCGCCGTGGAACACCGCGGCACGCTCTGCGTGGCCCGGACCCTGACCCAGCATTCGCTGCCGTCAACCTTTGGCCTGCGCGCTGCGCAGTGGCTGCACGGTTTCGGCTCCGCCGCAGCCGCGCTGGACACCGCGGCGGCCGGACTGCCGCTGCAGTGGGGCGGTGCTTCCGGAACCCTGGCGGCCCTGCGCACGGCGGTGGACGGCAGCTCTTCGGCGGCGGCGCCGCTGGAGCTCAGCGACGCCCTGGCCGCGCGTCTGGGCCTGGCCGCTCCCGTGGCACCCTGGCAGGGCAACCGGCTGCCGGTCACCGGACTCGGCGCAGCACTGCAGGACCTGCTCTCCGCAGCCGGAAAGATCGCCAACGACGTGCTGCTGATGAGCCGGCCCGAAATCGGCGAGGTCTCCGAACCCCGTGCGGCCGGCCGGGGCGGTTCCTCGGCCATGCCGCAGAAACAGAACCCGGTGTTGTCGGTGCTCGTCCGCAGCGCAGCCCTCGCCGGACCCGGATACGGAGTCCAGCTGCAGGCCGCCGCCGGCACCGCCGACGACGAACGCCCCAGCGGCTCCTGGCACGTTGAATGGCAGGCGCTGCGCTCCCTGCTGCGCCTGGCCGCCGGGGCCGCGGAGAAACTGGCCGAACTGGCCGAGGGTTTGGACGTCCATCCCGAAGCGCTGCAGCGGAACCTCTCCGCCGCCGGACCGCTGGTGGTCAGCGAACGCCTGATGGCCACGATCGCACCGCTGCTTGAGGAGACCGGCCGCCCCGGCAGCGGCAAGGCCCGCCTGCAGGAGCTGGTCTCGGCCTCACTGGCCGGCGGTGAATCCCTGGCCGGGCTGCTGCGCGGCGCTGTTCCGGTGCAGGTGCTCTCCGACGCGGAGCTCTCGGCGCAGCTGGAACCGGCCAACTACCTCGGCGAATCCGATGCCCTGATCGACCGCATTGTCAGTGCCTACCCGGGAAGGAGCTCGTTGTGA
- a CDS encoding thiolase family protein, whose product MNQAYIYDAVRTPFGKFGGALAGVRPDELGAQVIRAAVSRAPGLDPDRIDEVVFGNANGAGEENRNVARMSSLLAGLPTSVPGTTVNRLCGSSLDAALIASRQINTGEADLMLIGGTESMSRAPWVLPKNEKPYPAGNQTLASTTLGWRLVNPAMPAEWTVSLGEATEQLREKYGISRERQDEFAAHSHVLAAKAWDEGRYDNLTVAVDGVDLARDESIRAGSTAEKLATLKTVFRPVSDDASGGTVTAGNASPLNDGASAAWLGSDAAADLLGLAPLARIAGRGAAANEPQFFGYAPVEAANLALKRAGIGWGDVAAVELNEAFAAQSLACMDAWDIDPAIVNAWGGAVAIGHPLGASGARILGTLARRLEASGERWGVAAICIGVGQGLAVVLENTKN is encoded by the coding sequence ATGAACCAGGCCTATATTTACGACGCCGTCCGCACCCCGTTCGGCAAGTTCGGCGGCGCCCTGGCCGGCGTGCGGCCCGACGAGCTCGGGGCTCAGGTCATCCGCGCCGCGGTTTCCCGCGCCCCGGGCCTGGATCCGGACCGGATCGACGAGGTGGTCTTCGGCAACGCCAACGGCGCCGGTGAGGAAAACCGCAACGTCGCCCGGATGTCCTCCCTGCTGGCGGGCCTGCCCACCTCGGTGCCGGGCACCACGGTGAACCGGCTGTGCGGATCCTCCCTGGACGCCGCGCTGATTGCCTCCCGGCAGATCAACACCGGCGAAGCGGACCTCATGCTGATCGGCGGCACCGAGTCCATGAGCCGCGCGCCCTGGGTGCTGCCCAAGAATGAGAAGCCCTATCCCGCGGGCAACCAGACGCTCGCCTCCACCACTCTCGGGTGGCGCCTGGTGAACCCCGCCATGCCGGCTGAGTGGACGGTCTCCCTGGGAGAAGCCACCGAACAGCTGCGTGAGAAATACGGCATCAGCCGTGAACGGCAGGACGAGTTCGCGGCGCACTCGCACGTCCTCGCCGCCAAGGCCTGGGATGAAGGCCGCTACGACAACCTGACCGTCGCCGTCGACGGCGTGGACCTGGCCCGGGACGAATCCATCCGTGCCGGATCGACAGCGGAGAAACTGGCCACGCTCAAGACCGTGTTCCGTCCCGTCTCCGACGACGCGTCCGGCGGCACCGTCACCGCCGGCAACGCCTCCCCCCTGAACGACGGCGCCTCCGCGGCCTGGCTGGGCAGCGATGCTGCCGCTGACCTGCTGGGCCTGGCCCCGCTGGCCCGCATTGCAGGACGAGGCGCCGCCGCGAACGAGCCGCAGTTCTTCGGGTACGCCCCGGTGGAGGCGGCCAACCTGGCACTGAAACGCGCCGGCATCGGCTGGGGCGATGTGGCCGCCGTCGAACTCAACGAAGCCTTCGCCGCACAGTCCCTGGCCTGCATGGACGCCTGGGACATCGACCCGGCCATTGTTAATGCCTGGGGCGGCGCCGTCGCCATCGGTCATCCGCTCGGAGCCTCCGGCGCTCGGATCCTGGGCACGCTGGCACGCCGGCTGGAAGCCTCCGGCGAGCGCTGGGGCGTGGCCGCCATCTGCATCGGCGTGGGCCAGGGCCTGGCCGTCGTCCTGGAAAACACGAAGAACTAG
- the pcaG gene encoding protocatechuate 3,4-dioxygenase subunit alpha — MSEQKLQPTPAQTVGPFYGYALPFERDSQLLAPGLPGSIRLHGTVRDGAGETVPDALLEIWQADAAGNISQEPGSLVRDGYTFTGWGRAAVDGAGHYTFTTVNPGATEDGAAPFISLLIFGRGLMNKLHTRIYLPENEEALARDRLLSSLPPERRSTLIAAREADGGLRFDITLQGDGETVFLAYPEA; from the coding sequence ATGAGCGAGCAGAAGCTTCAGCCCACCCCGGCGCAGACCGTCGGCCCCTTTTACGGTTACGCGTTGCCCTTCGAGAGGGACAGCCAGCTGCTCGCTCCGGGCCTTCCCGGTTCGATCCGGCTGCACGGCACCGTCCGCGACGGAGCCGGCGAAACCGTTCCCGACGCGCTGCTCGAAATCTGGCAGGCAGATGCCGCCGGCAACATCTCGCAGGAACCCGGCTCGCTCGTGCGCGACGGCTACACCTTCACCGGCTGGGGCCGGGCTGCCGTTGACGGGGCGGGCCACTACACGTTCACCACCGTCAACCCCGGGGCGACGGAGGACGGGGCGGCGCCGTTCATCTCGCTGCTCATTTTCGGCCGCGGGCTGATGAACAAGCTCCACACCCGGATCTACCTGCCGGAGAACGAAGAGGCGCTGGCCCGCGACCGGCTGCTGTCCTCGCTGCCGCCCGAGCGGCGCTCCACCCTGATCGCCGCCCGCGAAGCCGACGGCGGGCTGCGGTTCGACATCACGCTGCAGGGCGACGGCGAAACCGTCTTCCTCGCCTACCCCGAGGCATAG
- the rpsL gene encoding 30S ribosomal protein S12, which produces MPTIQQLVRKGRSPKVSKTKAPALQGSPMRRGVCTRVYTTTPKKPNSALRKVARVRLNGGIEVTAYIPGVGHNLQEHSIVLVRGGRVKDLPGVRYKIVRGALDTQGVKNRKQARSRYGAKMEKK; this is translated from the coding sequence GTGCCTACGATTCAGCAGCTGGTCCGCAAGGGCCGGTCACCCAAGGTCTCCAAGACCAAGGCTCCCGCCCTTCAGGGAAGCCCCATGCGCCGTGGTGTTTGCACCCGCGTTTACACCACCACCCCGAAGAAGCCGAACTCTGCGCTCCGTAAGGTTGCCCGCGTGCGCCTCAACGGCGGCATTGAAGTAACCGCTTACATTCCCGGTGTAGGTCACAACCTGCAGGAACACTCCATCGTCCTCGTTCGCGGCGGTCGAGTGAAGGACCTGCCCGGTGTTCGTTACAAGATTGTTCGTGGCGCACTGGACACCCAGGGTGTCAAGAACCGCAAGCAGGCTCGCAGCCGTTACGGCGCGAAGATGGAGAAGAAGTAA
- the pcaC gene encoding 4-carboxymuconolactone decarboxylase produces the protein MIENAGKTQQDVYDEGMAVRREVLGAAHVDRANAAKDDFTSDFQDLITKYAWGSIWTRPGLPRTMRSAITLTALIAHGHMEEFAMHVRSALTNGLSRDEIKEIILQSAIYCGVPSANSAFKVAQGVFAGIDAETMSEETR, from the coding sequence GTGATCGAGAATGCAGGCAAAACCCAGCAGGACGTGTACGACGAAGGCATGGCGGTGCGCCGCGAAGTGCTCGGGGCGGCTCACGTCGACCGGGCGAACGCCGCCAAGGACGATTTCACCTCGGACTTCCAGGACCTGATCACCAAGTACGCCTGGGGGAGCATCTGGACCCGCCCCGGCCTGCCGCGGACCATGCGCAGCGCGATCACGCTCACGGCGCTGATTGCGCACGGGCACATGGAGGAATTCGCCATGCACGTCCGGTCAGCGCTCACCAACGGGCTGAGCCGGGACGAGATCAAGGAAATCATCCTGCAGTCAGCCATCTACTGCGGCGTGCCGTCGGCCAACTCGGCGTTCAAGGTGGCCCAGGGCGTTTTCGCCGGGATTGACGCCGAAACCATGTCAGAGGAGACACGATGA
- a CDS encoding alpha/beta fold hydrolase, whose product MSIPVIKASRLSYAGPAAPVLVAGPSLGTSGTALWSATAAALPEFTVIAWDLPGHGTSPAATDGFTVAELADAVAALVQEARNAGDIGPGQGVCYAGVSLGGVVGLQLGLDHGKDFEGLAILCSGAKIGEPEGWLDRAATVRNQGTPAVLTGSAQRWFAPGFIEREKEAATALLHSLQDADRFSYAYCCEALAGFDVREQLGDITLPVLAAAGAADEVTPPSFAEFIANGTPNGTSAVVDGAAHLLPAEKPAETAELLRRFFGAAHQEGL is encoded by the coding sequence GTGAGCATCCCCGTCATCAAAGCCAGCCGGCTCAGCTACGCCGGACCCGCAGCGCCCGTCCTGGTGGCCGGGCCGTCCCTGGGCACCTCCGGAACGGCCCTGTGGTCAGCAACGGCAGCGGCCCTCCCGGAATTCACCGTCATCGCCTGGGACCTGCCCGGGCACGGGACCAGTCCGGCAGCCACGGACGGATTCACCGTGGCGGAACTGGCCGACGCCGTCGCCGCCCTGGTGCAGGAAGCGCGCAACGCCGGTGACATCGGCCCGGGGCAGGGCGTTTGCTACGCCGGGGTGTCCCTGGGCGGGGTTGTCGGACTGCAGCTGGGCCTGGACCACGGCAAGGACTTCGAGGGGCTGGCCATCCTGTGCTCCGGGGCAAAGATCGGCGAACCCGAGGGCTGGCTGGACCGGGCTGCGACGGTGCGGAACCAGGGCACCCCCGCCGTGCTGACCGGCTCGGCCCAGCGCTGGTTCGCCCCCGGCTTCATCGAGCGCGAAAAGGAGGCAGCGACCGCGCTGCTGCACTCGCTGCAGGACGCAGACCGCTTCTCCTACGCGTACTGCTGCGAAGCCCTGGCCGGCTTCGACGTCCGTGAGCAGCTCGGCGACATCACCCTGCCGGTGCTTGCCGCGGCCGGCGCCGCCGACGAGGTGACGCCGCCGTCGTTTGCCGAGTTCATCGCCAACGGCACCCCCAACGGAACCAGCGCCGTCGTCGACGGCGCCGCACATCTGCTGCCGGCCGAGAAGCCGGCGGAAACCGCTGAACTCCTGCGCCGCTTCTTCGGCGCCGCGCACCAGGAAGGACTGTAG
- a CDS encoding 3-oxoacid CoA-transferase subunit A: MLNIVQDVDQAVAPIHDGATVMIGGFGQAGQPVELIEALLRQGARDLTVVNNNAGNGEHGLAALIGAGRVKKIICSFPRQSDSQIFDAKFRAGEIELELVPQGNLAERIRAAGAGIGGFFTPTAFGTPLAEGKETRMIDGRGYVFESPLQADFALVKALRGDAAGNLVYRKTARNFGPIMAAAAKNAIVQVRDLVDVGALDPEAVVTPGIYVNTLVRVEQEQEPAAA; the protein is encoded by the coding sequence GTGCTCAACATTGTGCAGGACGTCGACCAGGCAGTAGCGCCGATCCACGACGGCGCCACCGTCATGATCGGCGGGTTTGGCCAGGCCGGGCAGCCCGTCGAGCTGATTGAAGCACTGCTGCGCCAGGGGGCAAGGGACCTGACGGTGGTGAACAACAACGCCGGAAACGGGGAGCACGGCCTGGCCGCGCTGATCGGCGCCGGCCGGGTGAAGAAAATCATCTGCTCTTTCCCGCGCCAGTCCGACTCCCAGATTTTCGACGCCAAGTTCCGCGCCGGGGAGATCGAGCTCGAGCTGGTGCCGCAGGGCAACCTCGCGGAACGCATCCGCGCCGCAGGCGCCGGCATCGGCGGGTTCTTCACTCCCACCGCCTTCGGCACCCCGCTGGCCGAGGGCAAGGAAACCCGGATGATTGACGGCCGGGGCTACGTTTTCGAGTCTCCGCTGCAGGCGGACTTCGCGCTGGTCAAGGCACTGCGGGGCGACGCCGCCGGGAACCTGGTTTACCGCAAGACCGCCCGCAATTTCGGCCCCATCATGGCGGCCGCCGCGAAGAACGCCATTGTTCAGGTCCGCGACCTGGTGGACGTCGGAGCATTGGACCCCGAGGCGGTCGTGACCCCCGGAATCTACGTCAACACGCTGGTCCGCGTGGAACAGGAACAGGAGCCGGCAGCAGCATGA